CTGCCCTTTGGCGCGCCGGCTGATCACGATGCGCTGGACGCGGCCGTCGACGAGGTCCGCCAGCGCTTCGGCAACGCCTCGGTCACCCGTGGGGTGTTGTTGGGCCGCGACCCGGGACTGGAGATGCCGATGCTGCCGGATTGAGCGCCGGTCAGCGGGCTGACGCCCACGCCAACAGTCGATCCGCCGACCAGCTGTTGACGATGCGATCCAGCGGGACCGCGGAGTCGAGTGCCCGTTGCGCGCCATAGCCCAGGAAGTCGAGCTGACCGGGGGCGTGCGCGTCGGTGTCGATGGAGAAGTCACACCCGATCTGCAGCGCCAGATCGAGCAGCCGGGTGGGCGGATCGCGTCGCTCGGGCCGCGAATTGATCTCCACCGCAACACCATTATCCCGGCAAGCAGTGAAGACCGCTTCGGCGTCGAACTGCGATTCCGGGCGCATCCCCCGGCCACCCTCTACCAGCCGACCGGTGCAATGGCCCAGGATGTTCGCTTGGCCGCCGCTGACCGCGCGCACCATCCGGCGCGTCATCGACGGTGCATCCATCTTGAGCTTGGAGTGCACGCTGGCGACGACGATGTCGAGGCGCTCGAGCAGCTCGGGCTCTTGGTCCAGGGTGCCGTCATCGAGGATGTCGACCTCGATCCCGGTGAGGATGCGCATCGGCCAAAACTGCTCGCGCAGTTCGTCGATGACGTCGAGTTGACGTCGTAGACGTTCTGCCGACAGTCCGTTGGCCACCGTGAGCCGCGGGGAATGGTCGGTCAACGCGCAGTATTCGTGGCCCAGTTCGGCTGCGGCGGACATCATCTCCGGGATCGGGGCAGAACCGTCCGACCAGTTCGAGTGCAGGTGAAGATCTCCCTTGAGTGCGGCGCGGATCTCGCCACCACCGAGGTCGGCCGCCGACTCGCGCAGCGCGACCAGCGTCTCGGGCTCGCGGCCGGCCCACGCCTGCGCGATCACCGTGGCGGTCTTGGGACCGATGCCCGGTAACGTCTGCCAGCTGTTCGCCTTGCCGACCTTCTCGCGCTGCTCGGGCGTCATGGCCTCCACCACATCGGCGGCCTTGCGGTAAGCCATCACGCGCCGCGAATCCTCGCGCGCGCGATCCTTGTAGTAGGCAATCCGGCGAAGGGCCTGCACGGGATCCATGCCTCCAGTGTGCTCCCGGCCGCAAATCTGATGCACTGCGCTCGCTCGTCCCGCGAGGACAGTGACGCAGGCCGGAATTTCTCGGCAACGTGACGAGTTCCCCAAGTGTGGACTTTGCCTTCAAAACCTCGCCGCAGAACACCACCTGGTCGGACATGCTGGCCATCTGGAAGACCGCCGATGACATCGACGTCTTCCAGTCAGGGTGGACCTTCGACCACTTCTATCCGATCTTCTCCGATTCGAGCGGCCCGTGCCTCGAGGGCTGGACGACGCTGACCGCGCTCGCCCAGGCCACCGAGCGGCTGCGGGTCGGGGTGCTGGTCACCGGTATTCATTACCGACACCCCGCCGTGCTGGCCAATATGGCCTCGGCGCTGGACATCATCTCGGGCGGCCGCCTCGAGCTCGGGATCGGTGCCGGCTGGAACGAAGAGGAGTCCGGTGCCTATGGCATCGAACTCGGCACCATCAAGGAGCGTTTCGACCGCTTCGAGGAGGCCTGCGAGGTCCTCAAGGGCCTGTTGAGCCAGGAATCCACCACATTTGACGGCAAGTTCTACCAACTCAAGGACGCCCGCAACGAGCCGAAGGGCCTGCAGCAGCCGCACCCCCCGTTCTGTATCGGCGGCAGCGGCGAGAAGCGGACTCTTCGGATCACCGCGAAGTACGCCGACCATTGGAACTTCGTGGGCGGCACACCGGAGGAATTCGCCCGCAAGCGCGATGTGCTGGCAGCGCATTGCGCCGATATCGGTCGCGACCCGAAAGAGATCACGCTGTCGGCCCACATCCGGCTCGGCGAGGATCGCAACTATCGCCGAGTCGTCGAAGACGCCATAGCGCTGGGCGCCGAAGGCCTCGACCTCGCGATCATCTACCTGCCGCCGCCGTACGACCCCGCGGTGTTGGAACCGCTCGCCGAAACCATCAGGGATTCGGGGCTGCTGACACGTCCCTAAATATGACGGTCACGAAATTATTACGATTCGGCAAACCTCGCTCGATCCGGTCCGCCGCTCGCCGGCGGGCCGGATCAGCAGCCGTATCGAAGTAACTCTGCGGACGTGATGAGCCGCTCGTGCTTAGCTGGGAAATCGCGGCTGCGACGGGGATGACGTAGCCATGACCAGGCGATTCGACTCACCCGCGACCGCGAATTGGGTGTCATGTACACGGTAGGAACTCCTACGGTCGGCGAATAGCTGCACCGTGGGGTCACTTTACCCGACGACCCCTGTGCCGCCATTAGACACCTGTGACGCGGCTAACACCAACCGGCACGCCGATTAAAAATCGGATGTTTCTGGTGTGACTGATGTTGCTGATGTGACTAAGAGTAGGTAGCTGCTGGCCAATCGATAGGCCTCCAGCGCACACCCTCAGCGCTGCGGCGCCGCCGTCGGCGCAATCGGTCGCGGCAACGCGGACTCACCCATCAGGTAACGATCGACACCCGCCGCGGCGGCCCGGCCTTCGGCAATCGCCCACACGATCAGGGACTGCCCACGGCCCATGTCACCGGCGACGAACACGCCGGGGACATTGGTCTGGAAGTCCTCGTCGCGGGCGACATTGCCGCGATCGGTCAGCTCGACGCCGAGCTCGTTGAGCAGGCCCTCGCGCTCGGGACCCACGAAGCCCATCGCCAGGAAGACGATGTCGGCCTCGAGCTCGAAATCCGAACCCTCGACCTTCTCGAACTTCCCGGCCTTCATCTGGACCTCGTGCACCTTCAGCGAGGTCACCCGACCGTCGGCGCCGCGGAACTCTTCGGTGTTGACCGAGAAGACGCGCTCGCCACCTTCTTCGTGCGCCGAGGCAACCCGGTACATCAGCGGATACGTCGGCCACGGGGTCGACTCGGCCCGGGTCTCCGGCGGGCGGGGCATGATCTCGAACTGGTGGACGCTGTGCGCCCCCTGCCGATGCGCGG
The sequence above is drawn from the Mycolicibacterium neoaurum VKM Ac-1815D genome and encodes:
- a CDS encoding LLM class F420-dependent oxidoreductase → MDFAFKTSPQNTTWSDMLAIWKTADDIDVFQSGWTFDHFYPIFSDSSGPCLEGWTTLTALAQATERLRVGVLVTGIHYRHPAVLANMASALDIISGGRLELGIGAGWNEEESGAYGIELGTIKERFDRFEEACEVLKGLLSQESTTFDGKFYQLKDARNEPKGLQQPHPPFCIGGSGEKRTLRITAKYADHWNFVGGTPEEFARKRDVLAAHCADIGRDPKEITLSAHIRLGEDRNYRRVVEDAIALGAEGLDLAIIYLPPPYDPAVLEPLAETIRDSGLLTRP
- a CDS encoding PHP domain-containing protein, with amino-acid sequence MDPVQALRRIAYYKDRAREDSRRVMAYRKAADVVEAMTPEQREKVGKANSWQTLPGIGPKTATVIAQAWAGREPETLVALRESAADLGGGEIRAALKGDLHLHSNWSDGSAPIPEMMSAAAELGHEYCALTDHSPRLTVANGLSAERLRRQLDVIDELREQFWPMRILTGIEVDILDDGTLDQEPELLERLDIVVASVHSKLKMDAPSMTRRMVRAVSGGQANILGHCTGRLVEGGRGMRPESQFDAEAVFTACRDNGVAVEINSRPERRDPPTRLLDLALQIGCDFSIDTDAHAPGQLDFLGYGAQRALDSAVPLDRIVNSWSADRLLAWASAR